In Alteromonas naphthalenivorans, one DNA window encodes the following:
- a CDS encoding efflux RND transporter periplasmic adaptor subunit translates to MAIVLLMLGCSPDNGASNAPQSAAPWVRTLVVSNASSAFLKLSGTVKGRYETPVAFQVSGRILERYVDAGQRVEAGQLLFQLDPRDLLASVRVAEADMKTTEAALAIARSELNRQQTLVDGQFVSRQTLERYELTLREAISRHQAANAVLEQARNAVDYAELRAEKAGILNAVTAEPGQVVIMGQALATLIDDSSLEAEVYLPEGEDAPASGSLLIDGESLAITLREMAASADPDSRSWRARYRIESRSDALSLGSVVQVRLDQPLQETTFSVPLGALDERSQGAQVWQVVEGQVQPVPVEVLELSQEYARIRASLTQGSRIVALGTHLLTPGMQVREQAR, encoded by the coding sequence ATGGCTATTGTGCTGTTAATGCTGGGCTGTAGTCCAGATAATGGTGCATCCAATGCACCTCAGTCTGCGGCTCCCTGGGTTCGAACTCTGGTAGTGAGTAATGCCTCTTCTGCTTTTCTGAAGCTATCCGGCACAGTAAAAGGGCGCTATGAAACACCCGTTGCCTTTCAGGTTTCGGGCCGTATTCTGGAGCGCTATGTTGATGCGGGTCAGCGGGTCGAAGCGGGGCAGTTGCTGTTCCAGTTGGACCCGCGTGATTTGTTAGCCTCGGTGCGAGTGGCTGAAGCTGACATGAAAACGACTGAAGCGGCATTGGCAATTGCACGCAGCGAGTTGAATCGTCAACAAACACTGGTAGACGGCCAGTTTGTCAGCCGCCAAACCCTGGAGCGTTATGAGCTGACACTGCGTGAAGCCATCAGTCGTCATCAGGCGGCTAATGCTGTGTTGGAGCAGGCACGTAATGCTGTGGATTATGCTGAACTGCGTGCTGAAAAAGCGGGCATACTGAATGCCGTGACAGCTGAGCCAGGACAGGTGGTCATCATGGGGCAGGCTCTGGCTACTCTGATTGACGATAGCTCACTTGAAGCGGAGGTATATCTGCCTGAAGGTGAGGATGCTCCAGCGTCTGGTAGCCTGTTGATTGATGGTGAATCATTAGCGATTACTTTGCGGGAGATGGCAGCCTCGGCTGATCCTGACAGTCGCAGTTGGCGGGCACGTTATCGTATTGAGTCGCGCTCTGATGCCTTAAGTCTGGGCAGTGTGGTACAGGTCAGGCTTGACCAGCCACTGCAGGAGACAACCTTTAGTGTGCCCCTGGGCGCACTGGATGAACGCAGTCAAGGCGCTCAGGTCTGGCAAGTAGTTGAGGGGCAGGTGCAGCCTGTGCCTGTGGAGGTGCTGGAGCTGAGCCAGGAATATGCCCGTATTCGCGCTTCCCTGACGCAGGGTAGTCGCATTGTTGCGCTGGGCACGCATTTATTAACGCCGGGCATGCAGGTCAGGGAGCAGGCGCGATGA